One genomic window of Salvia miltiorrhiza cultivar Shanhuang (shh) chromosome 4, IMPLAD_Smil_shh, whole genome shotgun sequence includes the following:
- the LOC131021193 gene encoding RING-H2 finger protein ATL47-like, with the protein MGRISPIILLVIVILAIGFFLLGLLQLVIRCVMKRPSFSSISQSSRLPDVAAAASHTFQRQLQQLFRLHDSGLDQSLIDALPLFYYKDIIGLKEPFDCAVCLSEFSFLDKLKVLPVCSHAFHIHCIEAWLLSNSTCPLCRSLIGLGNSVENPLFNTYDMDHQWILPCPNGGPNCSSPAHNGLEMNNAGPARTFSIRLGKFRSTNEGVDSEIKMQNEVTSTSSIDARRCYSMGAFQYVVGDGNLQVALPRGNGVATRAKARFDNVEEDGEKIGVRSRGDSFSVSKIWLWSKKGKFISSSSQANEDIVPSMPTTSDLV; encoded by the coding sequence ATGGGCAGAATCAGCCCAATAATTCTGCTAGTGATAGTGATTCTTGCAATTGGCTTCTTCCTACTTGGATTACTACAGCTTGTGATTAGGTGTGTGATGAAGAGGCCATCATTTTCCTCAATCTCACAATCCAGCAGGCTCCCTGATGTTGCTGCAGCTGCTTCCCACACATTCCAGAGGCAGCTGCAGCAGCTTTTCCGGCTGCACGACTCCGGCCTCGATCAATCATTGATCGATGCTCTGCCCCTTTTTTACTACAAGGACATCATAGGATTGAAGGAGCCATTTGACTGTGCTGTTTGTCTCTCTGAATTCTCATTTCTTGACAAGCTCAAGGTCCTGCCTGTTTGCAGCCATGCCTTTCACATCCACTGCATTGAGGCGTGGCTGCTGTCGAACTCCACGTGCCCTCTATGTCGAAGCCTAATTGGATTGGGGAACTCTGTGGAGAACCCCTTGTTTAATACTTATGATATGGATCATCAGTGGATCTTGCCTTGCCCTAATGGAGGGCCTAATTGCTCGTCTCCGGCCCACAATGGGCTGGAGATGAACAATGCTGGCCCGGCCAGGACGTTCTCCATTCGCCTTGGGAAGTTTAGGAGCACGAACGAGGGAGTAGATAGTGAAATCAAGATGCAAAATGAGGTTACTAGTACCAGCAGCATTGATGCTAGGAGGTGTTATTCTATGGGTGCTTTCCAATATGTTGTAGGCGACGGCAACCTTCAAGTGGCGTTGCCTCGTGGCAATGGCGTTGCAACGAGGGCTAAAGCGCGATTTGACAATGTGGAAGAAGATGGGGAAAAGATTGGGGTTAGGAGTAGAGGTGATAGCTTCTCTGTATCCAAGATTTGGCTCTGGTCCAAGAAAGGCAAGTTCATTAGTAGTTCATCACAAGCAAATGAAGATATAGTTCCATCTATGCCTACAACGAGTGATTTAGTATGA